A portion of the Gossypium arboreum isolate Shixiya-1 chromosome 8, ASM2569848v2, whole genome shotgun sequence genome contains these proteins:
- the LOC108468921 gene encoding uncharacterized protein LOC108468921 isoform X1 — protein sequence METYSHHEDQEALMFHAYPCAYYVQSPSTISHANSADHIRNPTNEDQSAVTLHFHSPTPSESAILTKNPDVSRFTLSRYSSSRGSNNSFLHDKSIVAAADHKGGFNRLIIIDHGVGKGDQNDDDDDDNDDDEGQGFYGKKKGWWWRYCSFRSSNSCAWISLQICWRLVLSLGFALLVFYIATKPPPPKISVKVARVGEFGLGEGVDGSGVTTKILTCNCSVDLLVENKSKLFGLHIHPPTMDLFFGRLPFAISHQGRKLYAQSSSPSRFQLSVGTRSKPMYGAGRNMQDLLESGMGLPLVIRLKLSSNFRVVWNLIKPRFHHQAECLVVLDDKYDKKHRTQKYNSTCTITSS from the exons ATGGAAACGTACAGTCATCATGAAGACCAAGAAGCGTTGATGTTCCACGCCTATCCATGTGCATACTACGTTCAAAGCCCTTCCACCATCTCCCATGCAAACAGTGCCGATCATATCCGCAACCCCACCAACGAAGACCAATCCGCCGTCACCCTGCATTTCCACTCCCCCACACCCTCCGAATCAGCCATCCTCACCAAGAACCCCGACGTTTCTCGCTTCACCCTTTCCCGTTACTCTTCCTCTCGTGGATCCAACAACTCCTTCTTGCATGACAAAAGCATCGTCGCTGCTGCCGATCACAAAGGAGGATTCAACCGCCTCATTATTATCGACCATGGGGTCGGTAAGGGTGATcaaaatgatgatgatgatgatgacaaTGATGATGATGAAGGACAAGGGTTTTATGGGAAGAAAAAAGGGTGGTGGTGGAGGTATTGTTCTTTTAGAAGCTCTAATTCTTGTGCCTGGATTTCTTTACAAATATGTTGGAGGCTTGTGTTGAGCTTGGGATTTGCATTGCTTGTGTTCTACATTGCTACGAAGCCACCACCTCCTAAGATTTCTGTTAAG GTGGCAAGAGTAGGTGAATTCGGACTAGGGGAAGGAGTGGACGGCTCAGGTGTTACAACCAAGATTCTAACCTGCAACTGTTCTGTGGACCTGCTCGTTGAAAATAAATCAAAGCTCTTCGGTCTCCACATCCATCCTCCAACCATGGATTTATTCTTCGGCCGCCTGCCTTTCGCTATCTCACAC CAGGGACGAAAGCTATATGCACAGAGTTCGAGTCCATCAAGGTTCCAGCTATCGGTGGGAACACGAAGTAAACCGATGTATGGCGCAGGGAGAAACATGCAGGACTTGCTGGAGTCGGGAATGGGATTGCCACTAGTGATTCGTTTGAAGCTGAGCTCCAATTTTCGAGTTGTATGGAACCTTATAAAGCCTAGGTTCCATCACCAAGCTGAATGTTTAGTAGTCCTTGATGACAAATACGACAAGAAACACCGAACCCAAAAATATAACAGCACCTGCACTATCACTTCTTCATAG
- the LOC108468921 gene encoding uncharacterized protein LOC108468921 isoform X2 produces the protein METYSHHEDQEALMFHAYPCAYYVQSPSTISHANSADHIRNPTNEDQSAVTLHFHSPTPSESAILTKNPDVSRFTLSRYSSSRGSNNSFLHDKSIVAAADHKGGFNRLIIIDHGVGKGDQNDDDDDDNDDDEGQGFYGKKKGWWWRYCSFRSSNSCAWISLQICWRLVLSLGFALLVFYIATKPPPPKISVKVARVGEFGLGEGVDGSGVTTKILTCNCSVDLLVENKSKLFGLHIHPPTMDLFFGRLPFAISHGRKLYAQSSSPSRFQLSVGTRSKPMYGAGRNMQDLLESGMGLPLVIRLKLSSNFRVVWNLIKPRFHHQAECLVVLDDKYDKKHRTQKYNSTCTITSS, from the exons ATGGAAACGTACAGTCATCATGAAGACCAAGAAGCGTTGATGTTCCACGCCTATCCATGTGCATACTACGTTCAAAGCCCTTCCACCATCTCCCATGCAAACAGTGCCGATCATATCCGCAACCCCACCAACGAAGACCAATCCGCCGTCACCCTGCATTTCCACTCCCCCACACCCTCCGAATCAGCCATCCTCACCAAGAACCCCGACGTTTCTCGCTTCACCCTTTCCCGTTACTCTTCCTCTCGTGGATCCAACAACTCCTTCTTGCATGACAAAAGCATCGTCGCTGCTGCCGATCACAAAGGAGGATTCAACCGCCTCATTATTATCGACCATGGGGTCGGTAAGGGTGATcaaaatgatgatgatgatgatgacaaTGATGATGATGAAGGACAAGGGTTTTATGGGAAGAAAAAAGGGTGGTGGTGGAGGTATTGTTCTTTTAGAAGCTCTAATTCTTGTGCCTGGATTTCTTTACAAATATGTTGGAGGCTTGTGTTGAGCTTGGGATTTGCATTGCTTGTGTTCTACATTGCTACGAAGCCACCACCTCCTAAGATTTCTGTTAAG GTGGCAAGAGTAGGTGAATTCGGACTAGGGGAAGGAGTGGACGGCTCAGGTGTTACAACCAAGATTCTAACCTGCAACTGTTCTGTGGACCTGCTCGTTGAAAATAAATCAAAGCTCTTCGGTCTCCACATCCATCCTCCAACCATGGATTTATTCTTCGGCCGCCTGCCTTTCGCTATCTCACAC GGACGAAAGCTATATGCACAGAGTTCGAGTCCATCAAGGTTCCAGCTATCGGTGGGAACACGAAGTAAACCGATGTATGGCGCAGGGAGAAACATGCAGGACTTGCTGGAGTCGGGAATGGGATTGCCACTAGTGATTCGTTTGAAGCTGAGCTCCAATTTTCGAGTTGTATGGAACCTTATAAAGCCTAGGTTCCATCACCAAGCTGAATGTTTAGTAGTCCTTGATGACAAATACGACAAGAAACACCGAACCCAAAAATATAACAGCACCTGCACTATCACTTCTTCATAG